CCGAAGTGGTAGTCCCAACCGTCGGGCTCCATCTCGGGGTACTTCTTGCCCGCGTAGGCGGAAGCGGCGACGCCGCCAGCGAAGGCGATATGCGGCCCGGTGATCGCGCCGAAGCCGATGACGCCGGTCACGCCCGCGGCGAGTTCGCCCTTCGGGACGGCCTCCAGGGTGCCGATCTGGCGCTGGAGGATGGCCAGCCCCTCGCCGAGGAAGACGACGAACCCGGTGAAGATGAACGCGGGAAGCGCTCCGATGGCCGCCCCGAAGGCCCCACCGGCGAGCGCGGTCAGGAGGAGCACGAGAAACGGCTCGACCTCCATCCCGATCAGCGGGATCTGGAGAAGTGCGTCCACCATCGGTCACTCCTCCTGGGCCCAGTCCAGCGAGCGCTCGACGGCGTCGTCCCACCGGCTGTACAGCCCGTCGGCTTCGTCCTGGCTCATCTCCGGGGCGAACTCCTTGTCGACCTGCCAGTTCGAGCGGAGCTGGTCGAGGTTGTCCCAGTAGCCGACCGCGAGCCCGGCCGCGTAGGCCGAACCGAGCGCGGTCGTCTCGTCGACCTCGGGACGGGCGATCTCGGTCTGGATGATGTCCGACTGGAGCTGACAGAGGAAGTTGTTCTTGACCGCGCCGCCGTCGACTCGGAGGGTCGTCGTCTCGACGCCGGAGTCGGCCTCCATCGCCTCCGCGATGTCGCGGGTCTGGTAGGCGATCGACTCCAGAGTCGCGCGGACGAGGTGTGCCTTCTCTGTGCCGCGGGTCATCCCGACGATCGTCCCGCGTGCGCGGCCGTCCCAGTGCGGCGCGCCCAGGCCCGTGAACGCCGGGACCATATAGACTCCGTCGGTGGAGTCGACAGAGCGCGCGAGTTCGGCCGTCTGGGCCGCGTTGTTGATGAGGTCGACGTCTTCGAGCCACTCGATGGCCGCGCCGGTGACGAAGATCGACCCCTCCAGGGCGTACTGGACGGGCTCGCCCGATCGTTGGAAGCCGATCGTCGTCAGCAGGCCGTGGTCGGACTCGACGGCCTCGTTGCCGGTGTTCATCAGGTAGAACGACCCCGTGCCGTAGGTGTTCTTCGCGTCGCCGGCGTCGAAGCAGGTCTGACCGAACAGCGCCGCCTGCTGGTCGCCGAGCGCGCCGGCGACCGGGACCGCCTCGCCGAGGAACCCGTCGGGGTCGGTGTGGCCGTAGTAGTCGGTGTCCGAGGACGGCCGGACCTCGGGGAGCATCGTCTCGGGGACGCCGAACTCCGCGAGGAGCTCATCGTCCCACGCGAGGTCGTGGATGTTGTATAGCATCGTCCGCGAGGCGTTCGTCACGTCCGTGATGTGGTTGCCGGTGAGGTTGTAGATGAGCCAGGTGTCGATCGTGCCCATCAGGAGCTCGCCGTCGGATGCGCGGGTGCGCGGATCGTCCGAACGGACGTGGTCGAGCTTCAGCGGTTCAGCGTTGTCGAGGATCCACTCGGTCTTGGTCGCCGAGAAGTACGCGTCCGCTTCGAGTCCGGTCTTGCCGCGGATCCACTCGATCTTGTCCTCGGCCTCCAGCTCCTCGATCCGGTCTGTGGTCCGGCGGTCCTGCCACACCAGGGCGTTGTGGACCGGCTTGCCGCTGTCTTTGTCCCAGACGATCGTCGTCTCCCGTTGGTTCGTGATCCCGAGCGCCTCCAGTTGAGAGGCGTCGATGCCCGCCTGCTTGAGCCCGTTCGTGACGACGTCTTTGGTGTTCTCCCAGATCTCGACCGGATCGTGTTCGACCCAGCCGGGATTGGGGTAGATCTGTTCGTGCTTCTCGTAGTCGTTGGCGACGACCCGTCCACTGTGGTCGAAGACCATGAACCGCGTGCCAGTGGTCCCCTGGTCGATCGCGCCGACGTATGTGTCTGCCATTGTTACGCTCACCATCCGGCGACATTTTGACTGCCATTGCCGCCTTGGTAATGAATAATAGACCAGGATACAATAAATGTTATCCAAGATACGCGACTAATAGTAAAGATAATTTAGAGCGGCCGAAAACCGAAGAATCCGGCGTTACTTGTGACGCTATCCTGACGCCGCCCTGCGGTTTCGCCCCGTCGACTGTGTCGATTGCGCCGAAAATCGGCTGCGGCTGGGTTCGCTGGGCGCGGTCGGCGGCAGGGACGCTGAGACCCTGGCGTTCGGCCGATCGATTCCCACAGGGACGATCTTTATTTTTACTACAGGGTCCGATTCACCGATGAAATAAAGTAGGGCGACCCCAAACCGTGTGGGTACGAATGGCATCGGCACCACACATCGTCGTCGTCGGCGGCGGATCCACCGGGACGGGCATCACCCGGGATCTGGCGATGCGAGGGCTCGACGTGACGCTCGTCGAGCAGGGGAATCTGACGCACGGCACGACGGGCCGGATGCACGGGCTGCTCCACAGCGGCGGGCGGTACGCGGTCTCCGATCAGGCGAGCGCCGAAGAGTGCATCGAGGAGAACCGGGTCCTCCGCGACATCGCCAGCCACTGCGTCGAGCTGACCGGCGGGCTGTTCGTCAAGCGCCCGGAGGACACAGAAGAGTACTTCCAGGCGAAGCTGGAGGGCTGTGAGGCCTGCGGCATCCCCGCGGAGGTGCTCACCGCCGAGGAGGCCCGCGAGCTGGAGCCGCACCTCGCGCCCGACATCGACAAGGCGATCTCGGTCCCCGACGGCGCG
This is a stretch of genomic DNA from Halobellus sp. MBLA0158. It encodes these proteins:
- the glpK gene encoding glycerol kinase GlpK encodes the protein MADTYVGAIDQGTTGTRFMVFDHSGRVVANDYEKHEQIYPNPGWVEHDPVEIWENTKDVVTNGLKQAGIDASQLEALGITNQRETTIVWDKDSGKPVHNALVWQDRRTTDRIEELEAEDKIEWIRGKTGLEADAYFSATKTEWILDNAEPLKLDHVRSDDPRTRASDGELLMGTIDTWLIYNLTGNHITDVTNASRTMLYNIHDLAWDDELLAEFGVPETMLPEVRPSSDTDYYGHTDPDGFLGEAVPVAGALGDQQAALFGQTCFDAGDAKNTYGTGSFYLMNTGNEAVESDHGLLTTIGFQRSGEPVQYALEGSIFVTGAAIEWLEDVDLINNAAQTAELARSVDSTDGVYMVPAFTGLGAPHWDGRARGTIVGMTRGTEKAHLVRATLESIAYQTRDIAEAMEADSGVETTTLRVDGGAVKNNFLCQLQSDIIQTEIARPEVDETTALGSAYAAGLAVGYWDNLDQLRSNWQVDKEFAPEMSQDEADGLYSRWDDAVERSLDWAQEE